A stretch of Mucilaginibacter terrae DNA encodes these proteins:
- a CDS encoding family 43 glycosylhydrolase: MIRHIIVTVFTAALLCFTNAKSQIKAALPVWGNWTTWGDQLKGTYQNPVIPGDYSDVDCIRVGRDYYAVSSTFQYSPGFVVLHSKNMVNWRIQGHVVNDISVISPAMN; this comes from the coding sequence ATGATTCGCCATATAATTGTAACAGTGTTTACTGCTGCCCTGCTTTGTTTTACTAATGCCAAAAGCCAAATTAAAGCAGCTTTACCTGTTTGGGGCAACTGGACAACCTGGGGCGACCAGCTTAAAGGTACTTACCAAAATCCTGTTATACCCGGCGATTATAGCGATGTAGATTGCATAAGGGTAGGCCGCGATTATTATGCAGTGTCGTCAACTTTTCAATATTCGCCCGGTTTTGTTGTGCTTCATTCTAAAAATATGGTTAACTGGCGTATTCAGGGTCATGTGGTTAACGATATCTCTGTAATATCACCAGCCATGAACTAA
- a CDS encoding SusC/RagA family TonB-linked outer membrane protein: MSEFLQIQSSPPRIYRQAGKVINCALIATALLSFPAVLSASPITNHPGFKVELQKQDRQVTGTVVDEKGEPLPGVSISIKGTTRGTITDVNGKFSLQVPDDAVLVFSYAGYSSQEQVVGQRASIDVKLAVSEKSLADVVVVGYNAQKRSTLTGSVSDVKGAELVKSPQPNVSNSLAGRFSGVIANNRSGEPGYDGSSITIRGLATRGSNNVLVVVDGIPGQIGGLERLDPNDIESISVLKDASAAIYGNRAANGVILVTTKRGKTGKPTINYTFNQGFSQPTRLPQMADAPQYAQLVNEILYNGSPSGGLNQRYSAAQIENFRNGSDPLNYPNTDWIDATLKKVALQNQQSLSVNGGSEDVKYYLSLGTIYQDNLYKNGVTKYKQYNFRSNVDANITKRFKVSLSLSGRQEDRQYPTTGGGGIFRSIYRANPTVAPFYPNGLPTIGIEGENPALQVTDIGGINKNPIHVFNGILRATYQIPGVEGLSVDGFFSVDRAFNFSKNFSKPYSVYNYIASTNVYEPRLYGGFNNKPILFESQMNDVQLISNAKLNYTKKFGKHDIFAFVGYEQSRNRREYFDATRRNFLSSELPELSQGGTASTDFVNSGYSSNFTRQSVISKLTYNYNEKYMIEGQLRADGSSNFPAGKRWGYFPSVSGAWRISKEDWFANNVKFFNDLKFRASYGTLGNDAIGNFQYFDNFTIVRNGFVSGTDIQANLNLIKLANPNITWEVAKKLDIGLNAVFLKNFNIEAIYFNQNRTSLLTPRSGSVPAVTGIVNPYNGDRLLPEENIGEVNSKGFETTLGYNHSGKDFTWGVSGNVTYAKSKVIFLDDAPGLLPYQKITGASLNTPLLYRSIGLFRTAQELAAYPHVVGAKVGDLKFEDYNQDGVIDARDMVRNTYGNVPRITYGFTLNAAYKNFDFTALLAGQAQVAQYVLPESGTIGNFYRSWADNRFGPNTPDGTFPMVTERSSSAISGGLYPSTFWLNNASFLRLKNLQVGYNVNANFLSKIKVSALRVYFSAFNLFTISKVKDYDPEGDSGSGQFYPQQKIYNLGVNVKF, encoded by the coding sequence ATGAGTGAATTTTTACAAATTCAATCCTCTCCGCCGCGCATTTACAGGCAGGCAGGAAAGGTGATCAATTGTGCGCTTATTGCCACAGCTCTGCTGTCTTTTCCGGCGGTGCTAAGCGCTTCTCCAATCACAAATCATCCCGGTTTTAAAGTTGAACTGCAAAAGCAGGATCGCCAGGTTACCGGTACCGTTGTGGATGAAAAAGGCGAACCGCTTCCCGGAGTGAGTATTTCTATTAAAGGCACCACGCGTGGCACCATTACAGATGTTAACGGCAAATTCTCGCTGCAAGTGCCGGATGATGCTGTTCTCGTGTTTTCTTATGCAGGTTATTCCAGCCAGGAGCAGGTAGTGGGTCAGAGGGCATCAATTGATGTTAAGCTGGCAGTTTCCGAAAAATCATTGGCCGATGTTGTGGTTGTAGGTTACAACGCACAAAAGCGTTCAACATTAACCGGTTCAGTATCTGATGTAAAGGGTGCCGAACTTGTTAAAAGTCCGCAGCCAAACGTATCTAACTCATTAGCCGGTCGTTTTTCGGGTGTTATTGCCAACAACCGTTCGGGCGAGCCTGGTTACGATGGTTCAAGCATTACTATACGTGGTTTAGCTACAAGAGGTAGTAATAATGTATTGGTTGTTGTGGATGGTATTCCGGGGCAGATAGGTGGCCTCGAGCGTTTAGATCCTAATGACATCGAAAGCATTTCGGTACTGAAAGATGCATCCGCAGCCATTTATGGTAACCGTGCAGCTAACGGCGTAATATTAGTAACTACTAAACGTGGTAAAACAGGTAAGCCAACTATCAACTATACCTTTAACCAGGGTTTTAGCCAGCCTACCCGTTTACCTCAAATGGCCGATGCGCCTCAGTATGCTCAGCTTGTAAACGAAATTTTATACAACGGCAGCCCAAGCGGAGGTTTAAACCAACGTTACAGTGCAGCGCAGATCGAAAACTTCCGTAATGGCTCTGACCCGTTAAATTACCCTAATACCGATTGGATTGATGCAACGCTGAAAAAAGTAGCATTACAAAATCAGCAAAGCCTGTCTGTAAATGGTGGTAGCGAAGATGTAAAATACTACCTTTCATTAGGTACTATTTACCAGGATAATCTGTATAAAAATGGTGTTACCAAGTATAAGCAATACAATTTCCGTTCAAACGTTGATGCCAACATTACCAAACGGTTTAAAGTAAGCTTATCACTATCTGGCAGGCAGGAAGATCGCCAGTACCCAACTACAGGGGGCGGTGGCATATTCCGGTCAATTTACCGTGCTAACCCAACTGTTGCGCCGTTTTATCCTAATGGTTTACCAACCATTGGGATCGAGGGTGAAAATCCGGCCTTACAAGTAACCGATATTGGGGGCATAAACAAGAATCCAATACATGTTTTCAACGGGATTTTGAGGGCAACTTACCAAATTCCAGGTGTTGAAGGATTATCTGTTGACGGATTTTTCTCGGTTGACCGTGCTTTCAATTTTAGTAAAAATTTCTCGAAGCCATACAGCGTTTATAATTATATAGCCAGTACAAATGTTTATGAACCAAGGTTATATGGTGGTTTCAATAACAAGCCTATATTGTTCGAATCGCAAATGAACGATGTTCAGTTAATATCAAACGCTAAATTGAACTATACCAAAAAATTTGGCAAGCATGATATTTTCGCTTTTGTGGGTTATGAGCAAAGCAGAAACCGCAGGGAATATTTTGATGCAACCCGCAGGAATTTCCTTTCATCAGAGCTTCCAGAACTTTCGCAAGGTGGTACAGCTTCAACAGATTTTGTTAACTCTGGCTACAGCTCCAATTTTACCCGCCAAAGTGTTATCAGTAAACTTACTTATAACTACAACGAAAAGTACATGATTGAAGGCCAGTTACGTGCCGATGGAAGTTCTAACTTTCCTGCAGGTAAGAGATGGGGGTATTTCCCGTCGGTATCGGGTGCATGGCGTATTTCGAAAGAAGACTGGTTTGCCAATAACGTTAAGTTCTTTAACGACCTGAAATTCCGTGCATCATATGGTACTTTGGGTAACGATGCGATCGGTAATTTTCAATACTTTGACAACTTTACCATTGTTAGAAATGGTTTTGTTAGCGGTACCGATATACAAGCTAATTTGAACCTTATTAAACTGGCCAACCCTAACATTACCTGGGAAGTTGCCAAGAAACTCGACATTGGTTTAAATGCTGTATTTCTTAAAAACTTTAATATCGAGGCAATTTATTTCAATCAAAACCGTACAAGTCTGCTCACTCCGCGAAGTGGCTCGGTACCCGCAGTTACCGGTATAGTCAATCCATATAATGGTGATAGATTATTACCTGAAGAAAATATTGGCGAGGTTAACAGCAAGGGTTTTGAAACCACTTTGGGATATAATCATAGTGGTAAAGATTTTACTTGGGGAGTATCAGGTAATGTAACTTATGCTAAAAGCAAAGTGATATTTTTAGATGATGCACCAGGGTTGTTACCATACCAAAAAATAACAGGTGCTTCATTAAATACCCCGCTGCTTTACAGAAGCATAGGCCTTTTCAGAACCGCCCAGGAGCTTGCCGCATATCCGCACGTAGTAGGGGCAAAAGTTGGCGACCTTAAATTTGAGGATTACAACCAAGACGGTGTAATTGATGCTCGGGATATGGTAAGAAATACTTATGGAAACGTTCCAAGAATCACCTACGGCTTTACATTAAACGCAGCTTACAAAAACTTCGATTTTACTGCATTACTGGCTGGTCAGGCACAGGTAGCACAATATGTTCTTCCCGAGTCGGGCACCATTGGTAACTTCTACCGCTCATGGGCCGATAATCGTTTCGGGCCTAACACGCCAGACGGAACTTTCCCTATGGTAACCGAAAGATCATCAAGTGCCATAAGCGGTGGCTTATATCCAAGCACTTTCTGGTTAAATAACGCATCTTTTTTACGTCTTAAAAATCTCCAGGTGGGGTATAATGTAAACGCTAATTTCTTATCAAAAATTAAGGTTTCAGCTTTACGGGTTTACTTCAGTGCCTTTAACTTGTTTACCATATCAAAAGTTAAAGATTATGATCCGGAAGGTGACAGTGGAAGCGGCCAGTTTTATCCGCAGCAAAAAATATACAACCTGGGTGTAAACGTTAAATTTTAA
- a CDS encoding RagB/SusD family nutrient uptake outer membrane protein, with protein sequence MKIRYIKYWGALVSATLLFSACKKDYLDIQPTDRIATSALQSDSTVFEAYVTNRYIGTQLTNKEGDGTPPGFGRGFEYAMWSSLTDESIYNNDDDTWLIQRGQLSPDNLGIANVFWGRGYRGIRECNFALSLLPNVPMSALHRNRIEGELKFVRAFRYFDLIRNYGGIVLMGDRVTQLGENFQDPALFKRSTIKESIDYVTAQLDDASAKLPLNNDGTWINGRATKGAALALKSRLLLYAASPLYAAGTWEAAANAAQAVIGLNKYNLYSGGYGNMFLVNETSETIFARYYTRDAGHVHLEIANGPNGYGGWAGNSPLQNLVDDYEMSNGKAITDPTSGFNANDPYANRDPRFAATIFYNGAQYRGRAIETFIPGGRDSRDGSENWNTSKTGYYLKKFINETYPIQNPWGNAGFQTWTYFRLSEILLNFAEAANEAYGPDVVPPGATYSARTAVNAIRARAGVNMPALANVSSKDQMRDAIRHERRIELAFEEHRFYDVRRWRIADVTENKPAMGVTITKTGTGFTFAPKVALDGRNFQTRHYWLPIPRAEIQASSNQLQQNSGYNN encoded by the coding sequence ATGAAAATTAGATATATAAAATATTGGGGCGCATTAGTAAGTGCAACCCTGCTTTTTTCGGCCTGTAAAAAAGATTATTTAGATATTCAGCCAACAGACCGTATTGCAACATCAGCATTACAATCAGATAGTACTGTATTTGAGGCTTATGTAACCAACCGTTACATTGGTACACAGTTAACCAATAAAGAAGGTGACGGCACTCCTCCAGGATTTGGAAGAGGATTTGAATACGCCATGTGGAGCTCACTTACCGATGAATCTATCTATAACAATGATGACGATACCTGGTTAATTCAACGTGGGCAATTAAGCCCTGATAACCTGGGTATAGCCAATGTTTTTTGGGGTAGAGGTTACAGGGGTATACGCGAGTGTAATTTTGCATTGAGCCTGTTGCCTAACGTACCAATGAGCGCACTTCACCGTAACCGCATAGAAGGCGAGCTGAAGTTTGTAAGAGCCTTCCGTTATTTTGACCTTATTCGTAACTATGGGGGTATAGTGCTCATGGGCGACCGTGTTACCCAGTTAGGTGAAAATTTTCAGGACCCGGCGTTATTTAAACGTTCTACCATAAAAGAGTCTATTGATTATGTAACGGCTCAATTAGATGATGCTTCGGCAAAATTGCCTCTAAACAATGATGGAACCTGGATCAATGGACGGGCAACAAAAGGGGCAGCGCTTGCTTTAAAATCGCGCTTGTTATTATACGCAGCAAGTCCGCTGTATGCAGCCGGAACCTGGGAAGCAGCAGCAAATGCAGCACAAGCAGTTATTGGTTTAAACAAATACAATTTGTACTCAGGTGGCTATGGTAACATGTTCCTGGTAAATGAAACCAGCGAAACTATTTTTGCCAGGTATTATACCCGCGATGCCGGTCACGTGCATTTAGAAATTGCTAACGGACCAAACGGTTACGGCGGTTGGGCAGGTAATTCGCCTTTGCAAAATTTAGTTGATGATTATGAGATGAGCAATGGAAAGGCCATTACCGATCCAACATCAGGTTTTAATGCCAATGACCCGTATGCTAACCGCGACCCGAGATTTGCAGCCACTATTTTCTACAACGGTGCACAATACCGTGGCCGTGCCATAGAAACTTTTATACCTGGCGGCAGAGACAGCCGGGATGGCAGTGAAAACTGGAACACATCAAAAACTGGTTACTATCTTAAAAAGTTTATTAACGAAACATACCCTATACAGAACCCATGGGGTAACGCGGGTTTCCAAACCTGGACGTATTTCCGTCTTTCTGAAATACTTTTGAATTTTGCCGAGGCTGCCAACGAGGCTTATGGTCCGGATGTGGTTCCTCCGGGAGCAACTTATTCGGCTCGTACTGCGGTTAATGCCATCAGGGCGCGTGCAGGGGTGAACATGCCAGCCCTTGCCAATGTATCTTCGAAAGACCAAATGCGTGATGCTATCCGTCATGAACGCCGCATTGAGCTTGCCTTTGAAGAGCACCGTTTTTATGATGTGCGCCGTTGGAGAATTGCCGATGTAACCGAAAATAAACCGGCAATGGGAGTAACCATTACCAAAACCGGCACCGGCTTTACTTTTGCACCAAAAGTAGCTTTGGATGGCAGAAACTTCCAAACCCGCCATTACTGGTTACCAATACCTCGGGCCGAGATACAGGCTTCAAGTAATCAGCTGCAGCAAAATAGCGGCTATAACAATTAA
- a CDS encoding two-component regulator propeller domain-containing protein has translation MLNTGKKVYLLLFFAFAVVFSTTAQTPLLHLGGGHQMPNYAQRSYSTNDGLPSKSVTCALRSKTGIMWLGTANGLCRFDGYSFKVFVSRSGNLQGLSNNFINSLAEDQDGNIWIGTMDGLCILEPKEEKFRSFRHDARNAQSISNDKIWSVLCDRNNNIWVGTDDGFNQYERKNDEFLVYRPDAKNSNAMVGKSVNSIIEGEGPDLWLGNWGGGLTRFNRSSKVFRSFKQEWKAGSKNPNDVWSVVWGKDKTLWVSTYWKGLYNFNPRTQQFKYFGGPDADNPSVFSAVAVSNEKLLVGGTAGIFWLNIATNKWIKVNDGTFYANGEIYDDRAGRFWLCTNSGLIKLDTNQYKFNFASFNIGQKAVKALLEQDSLLWLGTNNGLYQFDLRTGQTTEFRYNGNSRAISSNDISKLYIDSKKQLWVLTENGFDLYNKNNRTFTNFTHHSKLGSLFNEDVFRDMIELTPGKYLLATDAGLKTFNSANQTFEHYYNQPNNPNSISNNHLYCLSKDLDGTIWIGTAGGGVNRFDPATKTFRRYLRKDNSKGDISDNTINNIFRDSRGGIWICTVNGLNRYDRKQDNFISYSNNNGFASNEFNNICEDAEGKLWVLTGTGLSRFDPVNLEVKNFDEADGAFVSDRIAKGPGGLMLVAGPSGILYFSPAQIKLNAQKPPVYLTDLQIFNRSVVPGVGSVLKKYGINAADEIRLSHGQNMFSVEFSALNYTNSEKNNYAYKLLGFDKKWNYVGNQRKATYTNLNPGRYTLKVKAANNDGYWNEAGKEIKIIITPAWYATWWAYSIYLLIIAGLVTVFVFYKSRQAKLQYRIKVANIESEKEKELSEKKLSFFTNISHEFRTPLTLIINPVKELLYKNDQNIDTTSLNIVYRNARRLLGLVDQLLLFRKAGDDDELRVSMVNIVELTKEVFLCFTHQARVKNIQYDFHSPDSPIEVLLDREKVEIVLFNLLSNAVKFTPPHGRIEVKVSESENTAIIQVSDTGRGIPASIGEKLYNRFYQEPHQSNAPMGGFGIGLYLVKTFIERHKGKVTYESELGAGTVFKVELLKGKEHLDKAQIVEDTASSSVLLREMIDDEVTVNASVEAATEPDLMQPLASDSKTILVVDDNDEIREYIKLIFKLDHQVLEAADGETGLNLVKETMPDIVISDVMMPGMSGIELCNLIKDDASISHIPVILLTASSSPEIKLKGIEGGADDYISKPFDRDLLKARVSSILKSRNTLQQYFYNEITLSPGNLKISNEYKQFLDLCIKVVEKHLQDADFSILVLAQELGISKSNLNNRVKSISGLSPNNFIRFIRLRKAAELFINTNNTIMETAYQVGINDAKYFREQFSKLFNMNPSQYIKKYRNPAFYQNTVSPALRQAKK, from the coding sequence ATGCTTAATACTGGAAAAAAAGTTTATCTCTTATTGTTTTTCGCCTTTGCTGTTGTTTTTTCAACTACGGCACAAACCCCACTACTTCATTTGGGTGGGGGGCATCAGATGCCAAATTACGCACAACGGTCATATTCAACTAATGATGGTTTGCCAAGTAAATCGGTTACCTGTGCTCTGCGTTCTAAAACCGGTATTATGTGGTTGGGTACGGCTAACGGGTTGTGCAGGTTTGACGGTTACAGCTTCAAAGTATTTGTAAGCCGTTCGGGCAATTTGCAGGGCCTTAGCAATAACTTTATTAATTCCCTTGCAGAAGACCAAGACGGTAATATTTGGATAGGTACAATGGATGGCTTGTGTATACTTGAGCCCAAAGAGGAAAAATTCAGATCATTCCGCCACGACGCACGTAATGCACAATCAATTAGTAATGATAAAATATGGTCAGTACTGTGCGATCGCAACAACAACATATGGGTTGGTACTGATGACGGATTTAATCAATATGAAAGAAAAAATGACGAGTTTTTAGTCTACCGTCCGGATGCAAAAAACAGTAACGCCATGGTAGGCAAATCTGTTAATTCGATAATTGAAGGTGAGGGACCGGATTTATGGCTTGGCAACTGGGGCGGTGGATTAACCAGGTTTAACCGGTCATCTAAAGTTTTCAGGAGCTTTAAACAGGAGTGGAAAGCAGGTAGTAAAAACCCTAATGATGTATGGTCGGTTGTGTGGGGTAAAGACAAAACCCTATGGGTTAGCACGTACTGGAAAGGGCTGTATAACTTTAATCCACGCACACAGCAATTTAAATATTTTGGTGGCCCTGATGCTGATAATCCCTCAGTATTTAGCGCGGTTGCTGTTAGCAATGAAAAGCTGTTGGTGGGCGGAACTGCCGGTATATTTTGGTTAAATATTGCCACCAATAAATGGATAAAGGTTAATGATGGTACATTTTACGCTAACGGTGAGATATACGATGACCGTGCCGGCCGGTTTTGGTTGTGCACTAATTCGGGACTTATTAAACTGGATACCAACCAGTATAAATTCAATTTTGCATCTTTTAACATAGGGCAAAAAGCCGTTAAGGCATTGCTGGAGCAAGATTCATTGCTTTGGTTAGGAACCAATAACGGGTTGTACCAGTTTGACTTACGAACAGGGCAAACAACTGAGTTTAGATACAATGGAAACAGCAGGGCAATATCAAGTAATGATATTAGTAAGCTATACATTGATAGCAAAAAGCAACTATGGGTACTAACCGAGAACGGGTTTGATCTGTACAACAAAAACAACCGCACATTCACAAACTTCACACATCACTCAAAACTTGGTTCATTGTTTAATGAAGACGTTTTTAGAGATATGATTGAGCTTACGCCTGGTAAGTATTTATTGGCTACCGATGCAGGCTTAAAGACATTCAACAGCGCGAACCAAACTTTTGAACACTACTATAACCAGCCTAATAATCCTAATTCCATCAGTAATAATCACTTGTATTGTCTTTCAAAAGATTTGGATGGCACCATATGGATAGGTACAGCCGGTGGAGGTGTTAACCGCTTCGACCCGGCCACAAAAACATTTCGCAGATATTTAAGGAAAGATAATAGCAAGGGGGATATTAGTGATAACACGATTAATAACATCTTTCGTGATTCGCGCGGGGGAATTTGGATTTGTACCGTTAATGGATTGAACAGGTATGACAGAAAGCAAGATAACTTTATAAGTTACTCAAATAATAATGGTTTTGCGAGCAATGAGTTTAATAATATTTGTGAAGATGCAGAAGGTAAACTTTGGGTGCTAACAGGTACCGGTCTTTCGCGGTTTGACCCGGTTAATCTCGAAGTAAAAAACTTTGATGAAGCCGATGGGGCATTTGTAAGTGACCGTATTGCTAAAGGGCCCGGCGGGTTAATGTTAGTTGCTGGCCCAAGTGGTATACTATACTTTTCACCCGCTCAAATTAAACTTAATGCCCAAAAGCCACCGGTATATTTAACCGATTTGCAAATATTTAACCGGTCGGTTGTTCCCGGAGTAGGTTCGGTACTTAAAAAATACGGAATAAATGCAGCAGACGAAATCCGGTTATCGCACGGTCAAAATATGTTTTCAGTTGAATTTAGTGCCCTTAATTACACAAATTCCGAAAAAAATAATTATGCCTATAAACTTTTAGGTTTCGATAAAAAATGGAATTATGTGGGCAACCAACGTAAAGCCACTTATACCAACTTAAACCCCGGAAGGTATACTTTAAAAGTTAAAGCAGCTAATAACGATGGTTATTGGAATGAGGCTGGCAAGGAAATAAAAATTATTATTACCCCGGCGTGGTATGCAACATGGTGGGCATACAGCATTTACCTTTTAATAATAGCTGGACTTGTAACCGTGTTTGTTTTTTATAAAAGCAGGCAAGCCAAATTACAATACCGTATTAAGGTTGCAAATATTGAAAGCGAAAAGGAAAAAGAACTTAGTGAAAAGAAGTTGTCTTTTTTTACAAATATCTCGCATGAGTTTCGCACGCCGCTAACGCTCATCATTAACCCGGTAAAGGAGCTGCTGTATAAAAATGATCAGAACATTGATACAACGAGTTTAAATATTGTATACCGAAATGCCAGGCGCCTTTTAGGTCTGGTTGATCAGCTATTGCTTTTTCGCAAAGCGGGGGATGATGATGAGCTGAGGGTATCAATGGTTAATATTGTTGAGCTTACCAAAGAAGTATTTTTATGTTTTACTCACCAGGCCCGGGTTAAAAATATTCAATATGACTTTCATTCGCCCGATAGCCCTATTGAAGTGCTTTTGGATAGGGAAAAGGTGGAGATCGTGCTGTTCAACTTATTATCAAATGCAGTAAAGTTTACCCCGCCCCATGGACGTATTGAGGTTAAGGTTAGTGAAAGTGAAAACACTGCCATTATACAAGTAAGTGACACGGGTAGGGGTATACCCGCCAGCATTGGCGAAAAACTGTACAACAGGTTTTACCAGGAACCGCATCAAAGCAATGCACCTATGGGAGGCTTTGGGATTGGACTTTACCTGGTTAAAACTTTTATTGAACGGCATAAAGGCAAAGTTACCTATGAAAGTGAGCTTGGAGCCGGTACTGTTTTTAAAGTAGAACTTTTGAAAGGTAAGGAGCATTTGGATAAGGCTCAGATAGTAGAGGATACAGCATCAAGTTCGGTGCTGTTAAGAGAAATGATAGACGATGAGGTTACTGTTAATGCTTCGGTTGAAGCTGCAACAGAGCCTGATTTGATGCAACCACTCGCATCAGACTCTAAAACCATACTCGTGGTTGATGATAATGATGAAATAAGGGAGTATATTAAACTTATTTTTAAACTCGATCACCAGGTTTTAGAAGCAGCCGACGGCGAAACGGGATTGAATTTGGTAAAAGAAACTATGCCCGACATTGTAATTAGCGATGTTATGATGCCGGGGATGAGTGGTATTGAACTGTGCAACCTCATTAAGGATGATGCATCCATCTCGCACATACCTGTTATATTGTTAACAGCAAGTTCTTCGCCCGAGATAAAGCTGAAGGGTATAGAAGGCGGAGCTGATGATTACATAAGTAAGCCTTTTGACCGCGACTTACTTAAAGCACGTGTATCAAGCATACTAAAAAGCAGGAATACTCTGCAACAGTATTTCTACAACGAAATTACTTTGAGTCCCGGTAACCTTAAAATTTCGAACGAATACAAGCAATTTCTCGATCTGTGTATCAAGGTTGTTGAAAAGCATTTGCAGGATGCTGACTTTAGTATCCTTGTACTTGCACAAGAACTGGGTATTTCAAAATCTAATCTCAACAACCGGGTAAAATCAATATCCGGTCTTTCGCCCAATAATTTTATCCGTTTCATCAGGTTACGTAAAGCTGCCGAATTGTTTATCAATACCAATAACACAATTATGGAAACCGCCTACCAGGTAGGCATAAACGATGCTAAGTATTTCAGGGAGCAGTTTTCCAAACTGTTTAATATGAACCCTTCCCAGTACATCAAAAAATACAGGAATCCGGCATTCTATCAAAATACAGTTTCGCCTGCATTAAGGCAGGCAAAAAAGTAG
- a CDS encoding RNA recognition motif domain-containing protein has product MTKLFIVGFDRKTTEDALFKQFADFGDVVRVKIITDQHTGLSKGFAFVDFDDEVGARLAVKELDGFEINERVLHVRFANRRTVESGVLEAHAAITNAPPPEEINQLKVKRPRIHKWQSISE; this is encoded by the coding sequence ATGACAAAACTATTTATAGTTGGGTTTGATAGAAAAACTACAGAAGATGCTTTATTTAAACAATTTGCTGATTTTGGTGATGTTGTAAGGGTAAAGATCATCACCGATCAGCATACCGGCTTGAGCAAAGGCTTTGCTTTTGTTGATTTTGATGATGAGGTTGGCGCACGTTTGGCTGTCAAAGAATTAGATGGATTTGAAATAAACGAGCGGGTGTTGCACGTAAGATTTGCAAACAGGAGAACTGTTGAATCAGGAGTTTTAGAGGCCCATGCGGCGATTACTAATGCTCCTCCTCCTGAAGAAATTAACCAGTTAAAAGTTAAACGGCCAAGAATCCACAAATGGCAGTCCATATCTGAATGA